CGGCGTGTCGAGCGAGGTGAGCCAGGGGAGCGCGCGCGTATGCCCCGTCCCCAGCTCCACCTCCTTGGCCCCGCGCCAGCCGCGCTGGCGCGGGAGGTACTGCCCCACCTCGAGCGTCAGGACGAGGGCGCGCGCGACCCCCTGGTCGCGCATCACGTCGCCGGCCCACTGGACCCACTCGGCCGACGGGCGCCCCACGGCCAGCCGCATCTGCTGCCGCCCGCGCCCCAGGGCGCTGTCGCCCCGCTCGGCGCAGTCGCTGCCCGGGAGCGCCGGTTCCGTCACGCAGCCGAACTGCACGTCCGGCGGCGACGTCGTGGCCCGGTGCGCGACCGCCGATACGCGCCCCCCTTCCACCAGGCGGATGGAGAGCCCCGACGCCGTGCCTAACGAATCGAGGTAGGCGTTCATCTCGGCCAGCAGCCCCTCGAGGGGCGTCGCCGCGCCCGACGCCGGGTCGAAGATGGCCGGCTGCGACGCCCCGGCCTGGAACACGACCGGGAAGTGCCCCACCCGCGCGCTGTCGCCGTGGGCCATCACCGTCGCGCCAGCCACCCATGGAGGGTGCTCCAGCATGCGGTCTCCCACCCCGCTCCCCCATGTGGCGCCGGCCGTCGCACACCCGGCCACGGCCAGGAGGGCGAGCACGCCCATGGTATTCCGTAGTTGCTGCATCGTTATGCGCTGCATCGTGACACTCGATCTTTGTTCGTGGTTTCGCCGCCATGGCGCCTTCGCGCGGTACGGCGCCGCGGCCGGTTTCCCTACGGACACCCGACCTCCCGGTTTCCCCCGAGCGTCGACGCCCCGGCCGGATGGCTATCTTTCGCGCGCGGCCCCTCGCCGGGCTGTCCGGCGCGCCGCCCCCCGCCCACTCCACGACATGCTGTTCTCGCCCATCCAGCTCCGATCGGTCACGCTGCGCAACCGCGTCGTTGTCTCCCCCATGTGCCAGTACTCGAGCGAGGAGGGCTTCGCCAACGACTGGCACCTGGTGCACCTGGGGGGGCTGGCGGTCGGCGGCGCGGCGCTCGTCTTCACCGAGGCGACCGCCGTGTCCCCCGCCGGGCGCATCAGCCCCCACGACCTGGGAATCTGGGACGACGCGCACATCCCCATGCTGCGCCGCATCGCCGACTTCATCCGCGCACAGGGGGCGGTGCCGGGGATGCAGCTCTCGCACGCCGGGCGGAAGGCCAGCGTGCGCCGCCCGTGGGACGGCGGCGGGCGGGCCCCGCTCTCCGAAGGGGGGTGGGAGGACGTCGTGGGGCCGAGCGACGTCCGCTTCGCGGACAACTATCCGCAGCCACACGCCCTCACGCACGAGGGGATCGCCGGCGTCGTCGACGCCTTTCGCGCCGCGGCGCGGCGCGCCCTCGCGGCCGGGTTCCGCGTCGTGGAGTTCCACGCGGCGCACGGCTACCTCCTCCACCAGTTCCTCTCCCCGCTCGCCAACTTCCGCACCGACGCGTACGGCGGGCCCTTCGACAACCGCGTGCGCCTGGTGCGCGAGGTGACCCGGGCCGTACGCGAGGTGTGGCCGGCGGAGCTCCCGCTCTTCGCCCGCGTGTCGGGGACCGACTGGGTAGCCGGCGGATGGGACATCGACCAGACGGTGCAGCTGGCGAGACTCCTTGCCGCTGACGGCGTCGACCTGGTCGATTGCTCGTCCGGGGGGCTGTCGGCGGCGCAGCAGGTCCCCGTCGCCCCCGGCTACCAGGTCCCCCTTGCCCGCCGCGTCCGGCACGAGGCCGGCGTCGCCACCGGCGCCGTGGGACTCATCACCACCGCCACGCAGGCGCAGCAGGTCGTCGAGCGCGGCGACGCCGACGTGGTGCTGATGGGGCGAGAGCTCCTGCGCCACCCGCGCTGGCCGCTCGCCGCCGCGCGCGAACTGGGGCAGGAGATCGCCTGGCCGCCGCAGTACCTGCGCGCCAGGCCGCGTTAGGCAGCGGCGCCGCCCGGGCGCTGCTCACAAGTACCGCTGCACCGACACCATCCCCATCATCGCCAGCGTCGCCACCGCGGCAATCCCCCGCGACGACTCCTGCTCGTACGCCTCGGGCAGGAGCTCCACGAGCACCATGAAGATCATCGCCCCCGCCGCGAAGCCGAGTCCGTAGGGCAGCGTCGCCGCCCACCGCTCGACGAACAGGTAGGCCGGGACGGCGGCCAGCGGCTGCGGAATCGACGAGAAGAACGACCACCACGCGCACCGGGCGATCGAGGCCCCCTGCGGACGCATCACCGCGCTGATCGCGAGCCCTTCGGGGACGTTGTGCACGGCCACCGCCAGGGTGATGGCCGTCGCCAGCGACTCCCCTCCGCCGAACGAGACGCCGACCGCCGCCCCCTCGGCGAACGAGTGCACCGTCATCACCGCGATGATGAGGAGCATCTTCTTCGCCCCGGCCCCGCGGGCACCGAGGAACTCCATCTCGTCCTCGCGCTCCCCCAGCAGGCGCTGCACCACGAGCATGAAGACCACGCCCAACAGGACCCCCGTCAGCGTCGCCCCGCCGCGCGTGCGCGCCCCCTCGACGATGAGCCCGAACGAGGCGCCCAGCATCAGCCCGGCCGCCAGCGCGTTGGAATAGCCGACGACGCGCGGCGACACCGACCGGATGAACGCGAAGGGAAGGGCGCCGAGCGCGGTCGCGATCGCCGTGATCAGGGCATAGATGAAGACGAGGATTGAGGGGTGATCGGACGTCCACGCCAGCACGTTCACGAGGCCCGCTCCATCAGGACGTTCCCGGCGAACGCCACCATGCTGGTGGCGGCGATGATGACCACCGCGATCGCGGTGCGCCCGGCGGCCCGATAGCCACTGGGAAGGAGGTCGGCGAGCGACAGGTAGATCAACGATCCCGCCGAGGCGCCGAGCAGGAGCGGGCGGAGCGAGGGGAAGGCCGTGGCGAGGAGGAAGCCGGCCAGCGCCAGCACGACCTCGGGGAGGTTCGAGGCCGCGGCGGCCGCGGCACGCCGCGCCACCGACCTCCCCCCCGCCAGGTGCGATGACAGGGAGATCCCCTCCCCGACGTTGTGCAACGCCAGGGTGCCGGCCACCACCGCGCCGAACCTCGCGTCCATCGCCAGCGCCACGCCGAGCGCCAGCCCCTCGGGCGCGGAGTGCAACGCGGCGCCCAGCTGGGCCCTGGCGGGCGGGACCGCGTCCCCCGCGTCGAGGTCGAACCAGGCATGCACGGCGAAGAGGGTGACGACCGCTCCCCACGCGCCGATGGTGGCGCCGATCGTCCCGGCGTCGAGCGCATCGCGCGTGAGCGGATACGCCAGCCCCAGCATCATCCCCGCGGCGAGCGCGTTCGCGAGGCCGACGAACGGGTCGTCGGGCCCCGAGACGCGGGCGAGGATGGGGCCCACCCCCGCGGCGGCGGCGGCCGTGATGGAGTACAGGGCGACGAGCTCGATCGACATGGGGAATGGGTGCGGGGAGTCGGCGCGCCGCGCTAGGCCTGCGGCCGGCGTCGGCCGGCAGCTGCAGCCCCGCGCCTCACCGTACGCGGTCCCCCAGTGTCGCGCGGTTGCTCCGGTACGGCGCGTACCCCTCTCCCCAGTCCACGCTCCGCACCTCCAGCGACATGCGCTCACCGTCGACGTTCACGATCACGTAGTGGTACGGATTGTCGCCCCGCTCCATTCCGGGGCGCACCAGGTGTTGCACCCGCACGGCGACGGGGACCCCGGCCTTGAGGTACTCCCGCAGGTCGGGCTCGCCACGATACGCGTACAGCGGTGCGCCACCGCCGCCGGTCACCAGCTGGTCCAGGCGATGGTCGCCCCCGGTGGCGTCGCGGTACCGCTCGACGAAGTGCTCGAAGAAGTGCTCGTGCCCGGTGACCAGGAGTCGCACGCGGTGGCGCCTGAAGAGCGGCATCCACCGCGCGCGCAGCGCCGCCGTGGGCCGCTCGACGATCGCGGCGCCGTGCGGCCCGGACGAGAAGACGGGATGGTGAAAGAACGCCACGACGTTGGGATATCGCCGCCGGTCGAGTCCCGCCAGCTGCGACGTGGCCCACGCGAATTGCACCGAGTCCTCGGCGATGTTCGAGTCGATGGCGAGGACGAAGGTGTTCCCGTAGCCGAAGGCGTAGGCCGGGTACCCCGCCAGCCGGCGTGTGGCGCCATCGGGCGGGATCAGCTGCGCCATGGCCCGCAGGTAGTTGCCGAGCCCCTCGCGCCGCGCGGGGTTGTCGAGCGCCGCGGTGCGGGGGGCGGCGGCCACCTGCGCCCCGCCCCCCGTGGCGACGGAGACGGCGAGCCAGGCGGCGCCGGCCAGCGGCCGTGCCGTCAGATGCAATCGGACGTTCCACGTCATCGGAACCTTTCGGAAACGGGGCATGTCATGCGTGCGGCTCGCGGGAAGGTCACCCGCTCCCCCCGCATCGGCTAGGGCCGCGCTCCCGGTGCCCCCGCTCGCCTCCACCGATCCCGTCCGGCGCTATCTTCCCGACATGTCCGGCCATGTGACCGCCCGCGAGCGCTTCATCGCCTACCGGCGCTCGCTCCCCCACCCACCGCGCCTCCACCGCCAGCGGGTCGCCGCGCGCGGCCTCGAGTTCGCGGTCTTCACGACCCCCGAAGTCGCTGGCGCCCTCCCGCTCGTCTGCGTCAACGGCGGGCTCCTCTTCTCGCACAAGCTCCTCTGGCCGGCCCTCGCGCCGCTCGCGCAGCGCCGCCAGCTCATCTTCTACGATCAGCGCGGGCGCGGTGAGAGCGGTGCCCCGCCCGGGGCACAGGCCGCCCGCATCGAGCACGACGCCGGCGACCTGGCCGCGTTGCGAGTGGCACTCGGCTACCGCCGGTGGGACGTCCTCGGGCATTCGTGGGGAGGTGGGATCGCGCTGCTGGGGACGGAGCAGGACCAGGCGGGAGTCCGCCGCCTCGTCCTCGTCGACGCGGTCGGGCCGCGCAGCGAGAGCTGGCTCCCACACCTGCACGACGCCGCCCTGTCGCGACTCGCCGCGCCGCAGCGCGCGGTGTTGCAGCACATCGACCCGGCGACCCTCCTCACGGGCGACCCGGCAACACATTCCGCCTACTCGCGCGCCATCTACCCGGCATGGTTCGCCGACCCGGAGCTGGCGCAACTCTTTGTCCCGCCTCGTAGTGAGAGCCGCACCGGCGCCGCCGTCGCCTCCCGCCTCCGTCGCGAGGGGTACGACTGGACACCGTTGGTACGAGCCGTGCAAACGGAGACGATCGTCATACACGGGGCCGAGGACCTCCTCCCTTCGGCGGTGGCGCGCGAACTCGTCGCGCTCCTCCCGAAGGGGCGGTTGTCCCTCATCCCGGGGGCGGGACACATGCCCTTCTGGGAAGCCCCGGAGCTCTTCTTCCGCCAGGTCGACTCGTTCCTCTCCGACAGCGATCGCGTGTAGCGTCCGACCCCGTTCATGAAGCGCCTCGATCTCGTCTTCGCCCTCATCCTCATCGCCCTCGCCGGTTTCGTGGGCGGGGAGGTGTATGCCATGCGGGCGAGCGGAGGGGGGCGGCACGTGGTGCGCTCGGCAGGGACGAACGCGACGACGACGGCGGCGGAAGACGACAGCGCCGGCTTCCGCTGGCACCTGGGTCGCTCACGCGGCAGCGACGGCGAGCGCGAGCGCTCGCTATCCGACGCCAGGAATCGCCTGGCGCTCGGGGCGGCGGGGACCTACATCGGCGAAGTGCTCGCCGCGCACGACTCGGCGCTGGCGCGCTGGCCCGACCGCCAGGGGGCGCCGCTGCGCATCTGGGTGCAGCCGTCGGCGGAGATCCCCGACTGGTCGCCGGCGAGCGTCGACATCGTGCGCGACGCCTTCGTCGAGTGGGGGGAGAGCGGGATCCCGCTCAACTTCAGCTTCGTGCGCGACTCGGCCTCGGCCGACGTGCGGGTGACGTGGATCGACCGCTTCAACGAGGCCATTTCGGGGAAGACGCTCTGGTCGCACGACGACCGGTGGACGATCCTCGAGGCGAGCATCGTCCTCGCCGTGCACCATCGCACGGGGGAGACGCTCGACGCCTCGGCCACGCGCGCCATCGCGCTGCACGAGGTCGGACACCTGATCGGGCTCGACCACACCGCCGACACGACGTCGATCATGACGCCGAAGGTGCGGGTCAAGACGCTGTCCAGCGCCGACCGGGCGACCGCGCAGCTGCTGTACCTCCTCCCCGCCGGCCCGATCGGCGGCGCGAACGCCGCGACGCGTTAGGCACCCTGCGGGCGATTACCAGCGCAGCGTGATGGCGGCCGGCTTGCCGCGCCGCATGAGGCGCAGCCGCAGCTCGCGTCCCTCCGACTGCTCCACCGCCTGGAGGAAGACGAGCGGCGACGCGATGGAGCGCCCCTCGACCGCGATCACGACGTCGCCCGGGCGCAGCCCCGACTGCTCGGCGGGAGAGCCGCGCCCCGCTCCCACCACCAGGAGGCCGCGCTCCACGCCCAACGCCTCGGCCAGCTCGCGTCCCACGGCGACGAACTGCGCGCCGCCGAAGACGACCGTCGAGGCGCTCCCCTGCGGCGCGACCGGGGGGAGCGGGGGGACCGGGGCCGTCGCGGAGACCGCGCCCGGTGGAGCCGGAGGCGACGGGCGCTTGACGAAGACGCGCGAGGGCCGCGGCGCCAGGCGCGGCGCCGCCTTGGACTCGGGGCTCGGCGCCCCCGCGTCCTCGTCATCGTTGGCGGTGACGGTCACCGTCAGCCGCATCGGGGCCAGCGCCGCCGAGATCCGCTCGTCGACC
The Gemmatimonadetes bacterium SCN 70-22 genome window above contains:
- a CDS encoding oxidoreductase produces the protein MLFSPIQLRSVTLRNRVVVSPMCQYSSEEGFANDWHLVHLGGLAVGGAALVFTEATAVSPAGRISPHDLGIWDDAHIPMLRRIADFIRAQGAVPGMQLSHAGRKASVRRPWDGGGRAPLSEGGWEDVVGPSDVRFADNYPQPHALTHEGIAGVVDAFRAAARRALAAGFRVVEFHAAHGYLLHQFLSPLANFRTDAYGGPFDNRVRLVREVTRAVREVWPAELPLFARVSGTDWVAGGWDIDQTVQLARLLAADGVDLVDCSSGGLSAAQQVPVAPGYQVPLARRVRHEAGVATGAVGLITTATQAQQVVERGDADVVLMGRELLRHPRWPLAAARELGQEIAWPPQYLRARPR
- a CDS encoding dihydroorotate dehydrogenase, whose amino-acid sequence is MLVFIYALITAIATALGALPFAFIRSVSPRVVGYSNALAAGLMLGASFGLIVEGARTRGGATLTGVLLGVVFMLVVQRLLGEREDEMEFLGARGAGAKKMLLIIAVMTVHSFAEGAAVGVSFGGGESLATAITLAVAVHNVPEGLAISAVMRPQGASIARCAWWSFFSSIPQPLAAVPAYLFVERWAATLPYGLGFAAGAMIFMVLVELLPEAYEQESSRGIAAVATLAMMGMVSVQRYL